A window of Haliscomenobacter hydrossis DSM 1100 contains these coding sequences:
- a CDS encoding DUF3536 domain-containing protein produces MKKEKYVCIHGHFYQPPRENAWLESVESQDSAAPFHDWNERINFECYAPNTSARLMDNEHQIINIINNYSRISFNFGPTLLSWMEKADPATYQAIINADKESRLLLGGRGSAMAQAYGHLILPLANRRDKETQVIWGIRDFEYRFGRKPEGMWLAETAADTETLEVLAENDIKFTVLAPRQGKAIRKLGAEVWENIPSDSIDPRRAYLCKLPSGKSINLFFYHGGVAQDVAFKGLLNDGINFANSLSGSFENIETPQLIHVATDGESYGHHHRYGEMALAACLDHLDKNTDIQVTNYSAFLAKYPPQWEAQIHENSSWSCVHGIERWRSNCGCNTGGRPDWNQNWRGPLRDTLNWLRDKLIPIYESKAASLLKDPWAARNDYVQVVLQRGNEEVLQKFFKGHASKNLSESEEILLLRLMEMQRQAMQMFTSCGWFFDEISGLETDQILQYANRAIHYAEQVAGIELHEEFLIRLEKAPSNFYENGASSYRKNVIPARVDLARVGMHYAASSLFEEYPEKLEIFNYLMTSEEFQRFEGGNQKIAFGRTTVRSKVTLSEKPFSFAVLYLGQQNIIGHISVDMPKADFDAMGEKLLPAFNQTDLGAVVGVMQDYFGSDRFTYWHLFNDEKRKILGEISERSLHATETVFREIYNDNYQLMTGIQLSNIPVPETYLSAVKFILNHDLSDMFFNGNTINIRTLKRLIREFKKWGVKFTNKSSLRLTISERVYHELQLVLQEKEKALERLRVLNQAMECLKELEIELNTWKSQNLYFSASRQMKRMHYSVIWWSEWTKLGKYLGVKALEW; encoded by the coding sequence ATGAAAAAAGAAAAATACGTGTGCATCCACGGCCATTTTTACCAGCCACCGCGTGAAAATGCCTGGTTGGAAAGTGTGGAATCACAAGACTCCGCTGCGCCTTTTCACGATTGGAACGAGCGGATCAATTTTGAGTGCTACGCGCCAAACACTTCGGCTCGTTTGATGGACAACGAGCATCAGATCATCAACATCATCAACAATTATTCCCGGATCAGCTTCAATTTTGGCCCTACCCTACTCTCCTGGATGGAAAAAGCCGATCCCGCCACGTACCAGGCCATCATCAATGCGGATAAAGAGAGCAGGTTGTTGTTGGGAGGCCGAGGCTCGGCGATGGCGCAAGCGTATGGACACCTGATTTTGCCCCTGGCCAATCGCCGCGACAAAGAAACCCAGGTCATCTGGGGTATCCGCGATTTTGAATACCGTTTTGGCCGCAAACCCGAAGGCATGTGGCTGGCCGAAACGGCTGCGGATACGGAAACGCTGGAAGTATTGGCCGAAAATGACATCAAATTTACGGTACTGGCTCCCCGCCAAGGTAAGGCCATCCGCAAGTTAGGGGCCGAAGTCTGGGAAAATATCCCCTCCGACAGCATTGACCCCCGGCGGGCTTATTTGTGCAAACTGCCCTCTGGCAAAAGCATCAATTTGTTTTTTTACCACGGGGGCGTTGCCCAGGATGTGGCGTTCAAAGGTTTACTCAACGATGGCATCAACTTTGCCAACTCCCTGTCGGGCTCGTTTGAAAACATCGAAACACCCCAACTCATCCACGTGGCCACCGATGGAGAGAGCTACGGACACCACCACCGTTATGGCGAGATGGCCCTGGCGGCCTGCCTCGACCACTTGGACAAAAATACCGATATCCAGGTCACCAATTACAGCGCCTTCCTGGCCAAATACCCGCCCCAATGGGAAGCACAAATCCACGAAAACAGTTCCTGGAGTTGTGTACACGGCATTGAGCGCTGGCGCAGCAATTGTGGCTGCAATACTGGCGGGCGTCCCGATTGGAACCAAAATTGGCGTGGCCCCTTGCGCGATACCTTGAACTGGTTGCGCGACAAGCTGATCCCCATTTATGAAAGTAAAGCCGCCAGCTTGCTGAAAGATCCCTGGGCTGCCCGCAATGATTATGTGCAGGTGGTGCTACAGCGCGGCAATGAGGAGGTATTGCAAAAATTCTTTAAAGGGCATGCCAGCAAAAACCTGAGCGAAAGTGAAGAAATTTTGCTGTTGCGCCTGATGGAAATGCAGCGCCAGGCCATGCAGATGTTCACCAGTTGTGGCTGGTTTTTTGATGAAATTTCGGGATTGGAAACCGATCAGATTTTGCAGTACGCCAATCGCGCCATTCATTACGCCGAACAAGTTGCGGGTATAGAATTGCATGAGGAATTTTTAATTCGCCTGGAAAAAGCCCCTAGCAATTTTTATGAAAACGGTGCCAGCAGTTACCGAAAAAACGTGATTCCGGCGCGGGTCGATCTGGCGCGGGTAGGCATGCACTATGCGGCGTCCTCCCTCTTTGAAGAGTATCCGGAAAAGCTGGAAATTTTCAACTACCTGATGACCAGTGAAGAGTTTCAACGCTTTGAGGGAGGCAACCAGAAGATTGCTTTTGGGCGGACCACCGTGCGTTCAAAAGTGACCTTATCCGAAAAACCTTTCAGTTTTGCGGTGCTTTACCTGGGGCAACAAAACATCATTGGACACATTTCGGTGGATATGCCCAAAGCAGATTTTGATGCCATGGGCGAAAAATTGTTACCCGCTTTTAACCAAACCGATCTGGGGGCGGTAGTGGGCGTCATGCAGGACTATTTTGGTTCCGATCGTTTTACCTACTGGCACTTGTTCAACGATGAAAAGCGCAAGATTTTGGGTGAAATATCTGAGCGCAGTCTCCACGCCACGGAAACGGTGTTCCGCGAAATTTACAACGACAACTACCAATTGATGACGGGCATTCAATTGAGCAATATTCCTGTGCCCGAAACGTACCTGAGCGCGGTCAAGTTTATCCTCAACCACGACCTGTCTGATATGTTTTTCAATGGCAACACCATTAACATCCGCACCTTGAAACGCCTGATTCGGGAGTTTAAAAAATGGGGGGTCAAATTCACGAATAAGTCCAGCTTGCGGCTCACCATCAGCGAAAGGGTGTACCACGAGTTGCAACTCGTTTTGCAGGAAAAGGAAAAGGCATTGGAGCGTTTGCGGGTCCTGAACCAGGCCATGGAATGCCTGAAAGAACTTGAAATCGAATTGAATACTTGGAAAAGCCAAAACCTGTATTTTTCCGCTTCCCGACAAATGAAACGCATGCACTATTCGGTCATTTGGTGGTCGGAGTGGACCAAATTGGGGAAATACCTGGGCGTGAAGGCGCTGGAGTGGTAG